The Streptomyces puniciscabiei genomic interval GCGTACGAGGGAACAGAGAGCGTCCGCGCAGCCGGACGCCGCGCCGGCCGCCGAGGACCCGTCCGGCGGGACAGAGGCGCTGGATGAACTCGCCCTGGAGGCGGAGGCGGCCATCGCCCGGCTGCGGCAGTCCCTCGCGGCCCTGCCGCAGCCGGGCTTCGCGGTGAGCGGGGGACAGACCCTGACCGCGGAAGACCTGCAGCGGCTCCTCGCCCAAGTGACCACCACCGGGCCGGTGCTGGAGATGCGCCCGGGCGCGGGGGTGCGGCCCGAGCCGCTGAGAGGGCTCGACGAGTTCGAGTCGGAGCTGCTGGAGCGCGGCGTCGAGGTGCACACCCTGTGCCAGCACGTGACGCGTTTCGACCCGGACCTGCGCGAGGAACTGCGGCTGAGGGAGGAGCGGGGCGGGCTGGTCAGGACCATGGAGACGCTGCCGGGCTGGTTCCTGGTCATGAGTGACGCGCTCGCCCTGGTGCCGGCCCGGCACGGGTACGACGACACGGACACCGGTGACGTGTGCCTGGTACGCGATCCCGCGGTGGTCGGCGTGCTGCGCGCCGTCTTCACCGACTACTGGCTCCGGGCCCGTCCGTTCTCGCAGGGCCGCTGGCGCGGGTCGCAGATCGAGGACGTCTCCCAGGAGGTCAACGCCGTCATCATCCGGATGCTGTGCACGGGCGCCAAGGACGAGCTCGTCGCCAAGCGCCTGGGCATGTCCGTACGCACGCTGCGCCGCCGCATCGCCGACATGCTGGGCGGGCTGGGGGCGGCCAGCCGCTTCCAGGCCGGGTTCGAGATCGGCCGCTCCCTCGGAGACCAGGCGATCTGCGACGCGGAACGCCGTCTGGACGACAGCTTCGGTATCACCGGCTGAGTCCGTCAGGTTGCTGTCAGACAGGAACCTGAGGTTCTGCCGGGTGGATTGAGCCGGAGCGTTCCAGCAGGATGAATACCGGAGCGTTCCTCCGGCCGATGAAGTCCGGCGTCCCGCGAGAATGCGCAGCTCCACGCAAACGGGCCGCGCATTCCTAACGTTCGGTGCTCCACTGTCCTGCTGGATTCGGTGTGGTGCTACGGGGGTTGACATGTCGAATGCGATGCTGCTTGAGGACAATGACACCGCGACCACGAATGCGGAGTCCATACCCGAGACGAGAGGAATTCTCGTCGCCCTGTCCAGCGAACTGGTTCGCTGGGGACTCTGCAACATGCTCGAACGACTCGACCCGCCGCGTCCGGTGCAGCCGCACCACGACGTCGCCTCGGCGCTGCGGCTGCTGCGCGACGGACGGTACTCGCTGGTGATCGTCGACGCGACGGACGGCGAGGATGCCCTGCTGCGCCTGACCGAGGACGCCGGGAAGCTGGGGGTGAAGGTGCTCGTGCTGCTCGACCGTGCCGACGCGGCCACGGTGGAGCGCATCGCCGCCCTGCCGGCCGACGGGTTCCTGGTGCAGTCGGACCTCACGCTGGAGTGCATGAACGAGACGCTGCAGCGGCTCGACCGCGGCGACCTGCCGATTCCGGCGACCATGGTGCGTCAGCTCATGGCCCGGGTGCGCACCGGCGACTCCCGCTCGTACCAGACGCAGGTCCGGCTGACCCCGCGCGAGCAGGACGTGCTGCAGCTGATGGGCGAAGGGCTGAGCAACAAGCAGATAGCCCGGCGGTTCGGCATCTCGGTGCACGGGGTCAAACGGCATGTCACCAACGTGCTGGCCAAGCTGAACTGCCCCAACCGCACCCAGGCGGTGTCGGTGGCGCTCAAGCAGGGGCTGCTCGGCGATGGCTGACCGGGCCGGCTCGGCGAGTGTCCCGGCCGTCCACCTCAGCAGGGTGGACGCGCCGGGAGGCGAGGCGGCCCCGGAGATGGACGGGGCGCTCCTCAGCTCGGCCGAGCGGGCTCGCGCCGACCGCATGCCGCCCACCGCCCGCGCCGTGTGGATCCGCTCGCGCGTCCTGCTG includes:
- a CDS encoding helix-turn-helix transcriptional regulator is translated as MSNAMLLEDNDTATTNAESIPETRGILVALSSELVRWGLCNMLERLDPPRPVQPHHDVASALRLLRDGRYSLVIVDATDGEDALLRLTEDAGKLGVKVLVLLDRADAATVERIAALPADGFLVQSDLTLECMNETLQRLDRGDLPIPATMVRQLMARVRTGDSRSYQTQVRLTPREQDVLQLMGEGLSNKQIARRFGISVHGVKRHVTNVLAKLNCPNRTQAVSVALKQGLLGDG